Proteins co-encoded in one Deltaproteobacteria bacterium genomic window:
- a CDS encoding aconitate hydratase: protein MGKNIVQKIIDSHLVSGEPVPGKEVGIRIDQTLTQDATGTMVYLQFEAMGIPRVRTELSVSYVDHNTLQEGFENADDHVYLQTVAAKHGVYYSRAGNGICHQVHLERFGAPGKTLLGSDSHTPTNGGIGMIAIGAGGLDVAIAMAGGAFFLTYPKVLKVNFTGRLSPWVSAKDVILRLLEILTTKGNVGWVVEYGGEGIKSLSVPERATITNMGAELGVTTSVFPSDEITRAFLKAQKREYAWVPLEADDDAQYERVLDINLAEVEPMVAQPHSPDNVAKIRDIAGMEVHQVLVGSCTNSSYKDVSTVAKILEGRLINSSVSFGVAPGSRQVLLMAANESSVAKLVGAGARILEATCGFCIGAGQAPQSGAVSVRTNNRNFFGRSGTKDAGIYLVSPETAAACAIKGVIADPRDVAEEYGLEPPDIGAPDEFIVDDTMIIVPPGDPSGLAIKRGPNIGNPPEAAPLRDSIQGEITLKVGDKITTDHIMPAGARLKYRSNIPKYAEFVFESVDAEFHRKALENKGKEVDNIIVGGMSYGQGSSREHAAICPSYLGVRAVISKSFERIHSANLVNFGILPLLFAREEDYDRVDQGDAIELPGVKEAIQKGDTVTAVNRTKGFEFELKHTLSGRQIEILLAGGRLQYTKMKGSQ, encoded by the coding sequence GTGGGCAAGAACATCGTACAGAAGATTATCGATTCTCACCTCGTATCGGGTGAGCCCGTGCCCGGGAAGGAGGTCGGTATACGGATCGACCAGACGCTCACCCAGGACGCAACGGGCACCATGGTGTACCTGCAGTTCGAGGCCATGGGGATCCCGAGGGTCAGGACGGAGCTTTCCGTGTCGTATGTTGACCACAACACCCTCCAGGAAGGGTTCGAGAATGCCGACGATCACGTATATCTTCAGACGGTCGCCGCCAAGCACGGCGTGTATTATTCGCGGGCGGGGAACGGGATATGCCACCAGGTCCACCTCGAGAGATTCGGCGCCCCCGGCAAGACGCTCCTGGGGTCAGATTCTCACACGCCCACCAATGGCGGGATAGGGATGATTGCCATCGGCGCGGGCGGGCTCGACGTGGCCATCGCCATGGCCGGCGGTGCCTTCTTCCTGACCTATCCGAAGGTGTTGAAGGTCAATTTCACGGGGAGGCTTTCTCCCTGGGTGTCGGCGAAGGACGTCATCCTGAGGCTCCTCGAGATATTGACGACGAAGGGAAATGTGGGCTGGGTCGTCGAGTACGGCGGGGAGGGCATCAAGTCCCTCAGCGTCCCCGAGCGGGCGACGATTACCAACATGGGAGCCGAGCTCGGCGTCACGACGAGCGTTTTTCCCTCTGACGAGATCACCAGGGCATTTTTGAAGGCCCAGAAGCGCGAGTACGCCTGGGTTCCGCTCGAAGCGGACGATGATGCACAGTATGAGAGGGTCCTGGACATAAACCTCGCCGAGGTGGAGCCGATGGTTGCCCAGCCCCACAGCCCGGACAACGTGGCGAAAATTCGCGATATTGCGGGAATGGAGGTACACCAGGTCCTCGTCGGTTCCTGCACGAACTCCTCATACAAGGATGTGTCCACGGTGGCGAAGATACTGGAGGGAAGGCTGATTAATTCCTCGGTCAGCTTCGGCGTGGCTCCCGGCTCCCGGCAGGTGCTCCTCATGGCCGCAAACGAAAGCTCCGTTGCCAAGCTGGTCGGCGCCGGTGCCCGGATCCTCGAGGCAACGTGCGGCTTCTGCATCGGGGCGGGACAGGCGCCGCAGTCGGGAGCGGTCAGCGTCAGGACGAACAACAGGAACTTTTTCGGCCGGTCGGGCACGAAGGACGCGGGGATCTACCTGGTGAGCCCGGAGACGGCTGCTGCATGCGCGATCAAGGGTGTCATCGCAGATCCGCGGGACGTGGCGGAGGAATATGGTCTCGAGCCTCCCGACATCGGCGCCCCCGATGAGTTCATCGTGGACGACACGATGATCATCGTGCCTCCCGGGGACCCCTCGGGGTTAGCGATCAAAAGAGGCCCCAATATCGGCAATCCCCCCGAGGCAGCGCCTCTTCGGGACAGCATACAGGGGGAGATCACCCTCAAGGTGGGTGACAAGATAACCACCGACCATATCATGCCCGCCGGGGCACGGCTGAAGTACCGGTCGAACATTCCCAAGTATGCCGAGTTCGTCTTTGAGAGCGTCGATGCGGAGTTTCACAGGAAAGCACTCGAGAACAAGGGCAAGGAGGTTGACAACATCATCGTGGGCGGCATGTCCTACGGCCAGGGCAGCTCCCGGGAGCACGCCGCTATCTGCCCGAGTTACCTCGGCGTGCGTGCGGTCATCTCCAAGTCCTTCGAGAGAATTCACTCGGCGAACCTCGTCAACTTCGGCATCCTTCCCCTTCTGTTCGCACGTGAAGAGGACTACGACCGGGTCGACCAGGGCGATGCGATCGAGCTTCCCGGGGTGAAAGAGGCCATACAGAAGGGTGATACGGTCACCGCGGTGAACAGGACGAAGGGCTTCGAGTTCGAGCTCAAGCACACGCTCTCGGGGCGCCAGATCGAGATACTCCTTGCGGGCGGCAGGCTTCAGTACACGAAGATGAAGGGAAGCCAGTAA
- a CDS encoding CBS domain-containing protein, with the protein MRGFFKQVKGVTSRRLGEPIRKVIFRTLSRLGISDQAFNLLLAILVGALAGLGAVVFIKLIDFFTWIFFGEIHEKLLRKTRYLIFILPALGGFLIAPLIKLFPQEAKGDGVPDAMESITLRGGLIKPRTTIIRTLTAAVTLGSGGSVGREAPIAQIGAAIGSSVGQFLRLSGEMMKTLVGCGAAGGIAAVFNAPIGGVFFALEVMVGDFSLQTFGPIVISSVIATVTMRAFLGNILQFQVPAYELKSVLEFLPYAALGAICGLLAVGFILLLDKTDEYFNEKLPANPLVKPALGGLIVGVVAIVFPEVLGTHMDSVNEALFGIGAWYLLLALALLKIITTSFSIGSGGSGGVLGPSLFIGGMLGGALGKLFLVLLPGVISSPGAYALVGMAAFLASVVHAPITAILIVFEMTNDYKIILPLMTATIIAMIVAKRFLPYSLYTFKLHQKGIDIVSGREMGVLKSMRVSDIMKSAFSTINPAASFEELIQIFITNPTNYLYIHDVNHKLMGVITFSDIKSFVREDELAELVRANDVATTDVVAVSPEDDLFTALNRFGYKNVEQLPVIDNRITGKLIGVIYRKDVLQAYQKALIKMDVET; encoded by the coding sequence ATGCGGGGTTTTTTCAAACAGGTCAAAGGGGTCACCAGCAGGCGCCTGGGAGAGCCGATCAGAAAGGTCATATTCCGGACACTGAGCCGTCTCGGAATCTCCGACCAGGCGTTCAACCTCCTGCTCGCCATTCTCGTGGGAGCCCTGGCCGGCCTCGGCGCGGTCGTATTCATAAAGCTGATAGACTTTTTCACCTGGATATTCTTCGGGGAGATCCACGAGAAACTCCTCAGGAAAACCCGGTATCTCATCTTCATCCTTCCGGCCCTGGGCGGCTTCCTCATCGCCCCCCTCATAAAGCTCTTCCCGCAGGAGGCAAAGGGGGACGGAGTACCGGACGCGATGGAGTCGATCACCCTGAGGGGAGGCCTCATAAAACCGAGGACGACCATCATCCGAACCCTCACCGCGGCAGTAACCCTCGGTTCGGGGGGCTCCGTGGGAAGAGAGGCGCCGATCGCCCAGATAGGGGCGGCCATCGGATCGAGCGTCGGGCAGTTCTTGCGGCTTTCCGGCGAAATGATGAAGACCCTGGTGGGATGCGGAGCGGCAGGTGGAATCGCGGCCGTCTTCAACGCCCCCATCGGCGGCGTTTTCTTCGCCCTGGAAGTCATGGTGGGCGATTTTTCCCTCCAGACCTTCGGTCCCATCGTGATCTCGTCGGTGATCGCAACGGTCACCATGAGGGCCTTCCTCGGCAACATCCTGCAGTTCCAGGTCCCCGCGTACGAGCTCAAAAGCGTCCTCGAGTTCCTTCCCTATGCCGCCCTGGGGGCCATCTGCGGCCTCCTCGCCGTGGGATTCATCCTCCTCCTGGACAAAACGGACGAATATTTCAACGAGAAGCTCCCGGCAAACCCCCTGGTCAAACCCGCTCTGGGGGGGCTGATCGTCGGCGTCGTTGCGATCGTATTTCCCGAGGTCCTCGGCACCCACATGGATTCGGTGAACGAGGCGCTCTTCGGGATCGGTGCGTGGTATCTGCTCCTTGCCCTTGCCCTTTTGAAGATCATCACCACCTCCTTCTCGATAGGCAGCGGCGGGTCGGGTGGGGTTCTCGGGCCCTCCCTCTTCATCGGCGGGATGCTCGGCGGGGCGCTGGGGAAGCTCTTCCTCGTCCTTCTTCCCGGCGTGATCTCATCGCCGGGGGCATACGCGCTGGTGGGCATGGCCGCCTTCCTGGCATCGGTCGTACACGCCCCGATAACGGCGATCCTGATCGTCTTCGAGATGACCAACGACTACAAGATCATCCTCCCCCTGATGACGGCGACGATCATCGCCATGATCGTTGCAAAGCGATTTCTCCCCTACTCACTCTATACCTTCAAGCTGCACCAGAAAGGCATCGACATCGTGTCGGGAAGGGAAATGGGGGTCCTCAAGTCGATGCGTGTCTCGGACATAATGAAGAGCGCATTCTCGACGATCAACCCCGCGGCGAGCTTCGAGGAGCTCATCCAGATATTCATAACGAACCCGACGAACTACCTCTACATCCACGACGTAAATCACAAGCTGATGGGGGTCATCACCTTTTCCGACATCAAGTCCTTCGTCAGGGAAGACGAACTGGCGGAGCTGGTGAGGGCCAACGACGTCGCCACGACGGATGTGGTGGCAGTCTCCCCCGAAGACGATCTCTTCACGGCCCTGAACAGGTTCGGGTACAAGAACGTCGAACAGCTGCCGGTCATCGACAACCGGATTACGGGGAAGCTGATCGGTGTCATATACCGGAAGGACGTGCTCCAGGCATATCAAAAAGCGCTCATAAAGATGGACGTGGAAACGTAG
- a CDS encoding GNAT family N-acetyltransferase — MIIGYPKEVTLRDGMRVTIKPFEKKEKESVFEFFVSLPEEDRLYLKDDVTDPLVVEKWARELNYDKVFPLLAWYDNRVVGDGTLHRTITGWMHHIGTIRIAIARDFQRKGLGSVIAQELFFYALKCGLEKIVAEMMEIQYGALKVFEKLGFIHEATLKNHVLDQIGVKHDLLIYTKDLVQFWNEIRDHEFFSIPTRHMEE; from the coding sequence ATGATAATAGGATACCCGAAAGAAGTGACTCTGCGGGATGGCATGCGCGTTACCATCAAGCCGTTCGAGAAGAAAGAAAAGGAGTCTGTCTTCGAGTTCTTCGTTTCCCTTCCCGAGGAAGACAGGTTGTATCTGAAGGATGACGTGACGGACCCCCTCGTGGTGGAAAAGTGGGCCCGCGAGCTCAATTACGACAAGGTCTTTCCCCTTCTTGCCTGGTACGACAACCGGGTGGTGGGAGATGGCACGCTCCACAGGACGATAACGGGATGGATGCACCACATCGGCACCATCCGGATAGCGATTGCGCGGGATTTTCAGAGGAAGGGCCTCGGCTCGGTCATAGCGCAGGAGCTCTTCTTCTATGCGCTGAAGTGCGGCCTCGAGAAGATCGTTGCCGAGATGATGGAAATTCAGTACGGCGCGCTGAAGGTCTTCGAGAAGCTCGGGTTTATCCACGAGGCGACGCTGAAGAACCATGTCCTCGATCAGATCGGGGTCAAGCACGACCTGCTCATTTACACGAAAGATCTGGTCCAGTTCTGGAACGAGATACGGGACCACGAGTTCTTTTCCATTCCCACCCGCCACATGGAGGAGTAA